The Salinibaculum sp. SYNS191 genome has a window encoding:
- a CDS encoding NUDIX hydrolase, protein METTRHFVATVYVVHDGATALHHHDKLDMWLPPGGHIDRDEVPHRAAVREVREELGLDPDLVAPEEAIESATVQSIPQPQHFLLEDINVCDGEVGHQHIDFVFYGAVDSRDITPSAGEQPAEDWEWFTPADLEERAEQLASDVVEIGQRAIEAVGRE, encoded by the coding sequence ATGGAGACGACGCGTCACTTCGTCGCGACCGTCTACGTCGTCCACGACGGCGCGACAGCCCTGCACCACCATGACAAACTCGACATGTGGCTCCCGCCCGGCGGTCACATCGACCGCGACGAGGTGCCCCACCGGGCGGCGGTGCGGGAAGTCCGCGAGGAACTGGGACTGGACCCGGACCTCGTCGCACCGGAGGAGGCAATCGAATCCGCTACCGTCCAGTCGATTCCACAGCCACAGCACTTCCTGCTCGAAGATATCAACGTCTGCGACGGCGAGGTCGGTCACCAGCACATCGACTTCGTCTTCTACGGCGCGGTCGACAGCCGCGACATCACGCCGTCCGCGGGCGAACAGCCCGCGGAGGACTGGGAGTGGTTCACGCCGGCAGACCTGGAGGAACGCGCCGAGCAACTGGCGTCGGACGTGGTGGAAATCGGCCAGCGCGCAATCGAAGCCGTCGGCAGGGAGTGA
- the fer gene encoding ferredoxin Fer: MESPFDVLCIDRDADDETVERAYRERVKEAHPDQGGSVEEFRRVRAAYERIIAGEEPEEPAAVAETGPTRRRARTEVTYLNYDVLADHGWAVDDDTLFEKAAAADLDTEDYGRFYAEPGESLLEAAENRGFAWPFACRGGACVNCAILLHEGELSMPVNHVLPTEMMERNIRLSCNGMPITDELKVVYNVKHMADLEELLLPPKPFEAAYAGD; encoded by the coding sequence ATGGAGTCCCCGTTCGACGTGCTCTGCATCGACCGCGACGCGGACGACGAGACGGTCGAGCGCGCCTATCGCGAGCGCGTCAAGGAGGCCCACCCGGACCAGGGCGGGTCGGTCGAGGAGTTCCGCCGGGTGCGGGCGGCCTACGAACGCATCATCGCGGGCGAGGAACCGGAGGAGCCAGCCGCGGTGGCCGAGACCGGTCCCACTCGCCGGCGGGCCAGGACGGAGGTGACCTATCTCAACTACGACGTCCTCGCCGACCACGGCTGGGCCGTCGACGACGACACCCTCTTCGAGAAGGCCGCGGCGGCGGACCTCGACACGGAGGACTACGGCCGCTTCTACGCGGAGCCGGGCGAGTCGCTGCTGGAGGCGGCGGAGAACCGCGGGTTCGCCTGGCCGTTCGCCTGCCGTGGCGGGGCCTGCGTCAACTGCGCCATCTTGCTCCACGAGGGGGAACTGTCGATGCCCGTCAACCACGTCCTCCCGACCGAGATGATGGAGCGCAACATTCGCCTGTCGTGCAACGGCATGCCGATAACGGACGAACTGAAGGTCGTCTACAACGTCAAGCACATGGCCGACCTGGAGGAATTGCTCCTCCCGCCGAAGCCCTTCGAGGCGGCTTACGCGGGGGACTGA
- a CDS encoding asparagine synthase C-terminal domain-containing protein, with protein MRADVAGADPSLVRAAIETGDPLPGSAGFAGKVDGRLVRDVLGRQPLFSERDDATTWSHNPADLADPVAVPAGHVRTAAGDERVWTLPDPDPVSDPDEAVAAVRSAVDESLSGVATDGLAVAFSGGVDSALLAARLDAPLYAVGFPDSHDLDAARSGAAALGCDVRTVELDHAALEAAVPDLVAAIGRTDAMAVQIALPLFLVAERVAADGFDRLAVGQGADELFGGYAKVARAPDDPRVDADTVRGARREVMGTLPDQLQRDVLALRAAGVEPVAPLLHDRVVEEALALPGDLLVTDRGERKWALRLAAREWLPDRLAFREKKAVQYGSLVSRELDRLARQAGFKRRMDDHVTQFVESLVE; from the coding sequence ATGAGGGCCGACGTCGCCGGTGCGGACCCGTCCCTCGTCCGTGCCGCCATCGAGACGGGTGACCCGCTGCCCGGGAGCGCTGGCTTCGCCGGCAAAGTCGACGGCCGGCTCGTCCGCGACGTACTGGGGCGACAACCGCTGTTCTCCGAGCGCGACGACGCGACGACGTGGAGTCACAACCCCGCGGACCTGGCCGACCCCGTCGCCGTCCCCGCGGGTCACGTCCGCACCGCCGCGGGCGACGAGCGCGTCTGGACGCTCCCCGACCCAGACCCGGTTTCCGACCCCGACGAGGCGGTCGCTGCCGTCCGGTCGGCGGTCGACGAGTCGCTGTCGGGGGTGGCGACAGACGGCCTGGCCGTCGCCTTCTCCGGCGGCGTCGACTCCGCGCTCCTGGCTGCCCGGCTGGACGCGCCGCTGTACGCCGTCGGGTTCCCGGACAGTCACGACCTGGACGCCGCCCGCTCGGGCGCGGCCGCGCTCGGGTGCGACGTGCGCACGGTGGAACTCGACCACGCCGCCCTCGAAGCGGCGGTGCCGGACCTCGTCGCCGCCATCGGTCGCACCGACGCGATGGCGGTCCAGATTGCGCTGCCGCTGTTTCTGGTCGCCGAGCGGGTGGCTGCCGACGGCTTCGACCGACTGGCGGTCGGCCAGGGCGCGGACGAACTGTTCGGCGGGTACGCGAAAGTCGCCCGCGCACCCGACGACCCCCGCGTCGACGCCGACACCGTCCGCGGCGCGCGCCGGGAGGTGATGGGGACGCTCCCCGACCAGCTACAGCGGGACGTGCTCGCGCTGCGGGCTGCGGGGGTCGAGCCCGTCGCGCCGCTGTTGCACGACCGGGTGGTCGAGGAGGCGCTCGCCCTGCCCGGCGACCTACTGGTGACCGACCGCGGCGAGCGCAAGTGGGCGCTGCGGCTGGCCGCTCGCGAGTGGCTCCCCGACCGGCTGGCCTTCCGCGAGAAGAAGGCGGTCCAGTACGGCAGCCTCGTCTCGCGCGAACTGGACCGGCTGGCGCGGCAGGCGGGGTTCAAACGCCGGATGGACGACCACGTGACCCAGTTCGTCGAGTCGCTGGTCGAGTGA
- a CDS encoding PHP domain-containing protein: protein MLSVELHTHSSLSYDGRDPVDSLLERAAAVGLDGLAVTDHDEIEASLDAAARAADYGLVGIPGMEVTCDAGHVLALGVEELVPAGLSFHDTLDRIHDAGGIAVVPHPFQESRSGVLANISRGDLTAADAIEVYNSRLLTGRANRQAERFADEAGMPKTAGSDAHISEMVGRAITNVDAAEPTVEAILAAIVDGRTTVEGRRTPWHISFRQAAGGVKRRVAARFRSLIE, encoded by the coding sequence GTGCTGTCGGTCGAGCTTCACACGCACTCGTCGCTGTCCTACGACGGCCGGGACCCCGTCGACAGCCTGCTGGAACGGGCCGCGGCCGTCGGGCTCGACGGCCTCGCAGTGACTGACCACGACGAAATCGAGGCCAGCCTCGACGCCGCGGCCCGCGCCGCCGACTACGGCCTCGTCGGTATCCCCGGCATGGAGGTGACCTGCGACGCCGGCCACGTCCTCGCACTCGGCGTCGAGGAACTGGTCCCCGCGGGCCTGTCCTTCCACGACACGCTCGACCGCATCCACGACGCCGGCGGCATCGCGGTGGTCCCCCACCCCTTCCAGGAGTCCCGCAGCGGCGTCCTCGCGAACATCTCCCGGGGGGACCTCACCGCCGCCGACGCCATCGAGGTGTACAACTCGCGGCTGTTGACCGGTCGTGCGAACCGCCAGGCCGAGCGCTTCGCCGACGAGGCGGGCATGCCCAAGACCGCCGGCAGCGACGCCCACATCAGCGAGATGGTCGGGCGCGCAATCACCAACGTCGACGCGGCGGAGCCGACGGTCGAGGCCATCCTGGCGGCCATCGTCGACGGCCGGACGACCGTCGAGGGCCGGCGCACGCCCTGGCACATCAGCTTCCGCCAGGCCGCCGGCGGGGTGAAACGCCGCGTCGCCGCCCGCTTTCGCAGCCTCATCGAATGA
- a CDS encoding halocyanin domain-containing protein, whose amino-acid sequence MSEPTQTTCSRRALLKASAGATAAAAATGTAVAQDAPYDGYLSDANLYDGTTVDLTGQSEVTIEVGAGNGLAFNPPAVQVDPGTTVTWEWTGAGGNHNVVADDESFRSGDPVSEAGTTFEQTFEEAGAVKYFCEPHGEVGMRGVVAVGDTAEGDVSAPETGGDGGSGGEGGEGNGGSGSGTAANQLALGTLLAMLVMGLLSPVVFLLLARRRMGESRPPS is encoded by the coding sequence ATGAGCGAGCCCACGCAGACGACCTGTTCGCGCCGCGCGCTCCTGAAGGCGAGCGCGGGCGCGACGGCAGCGGCGGCAGCGACCGGGACGGCAGTCGCACAGGACGCGCCCTACGACGGCTACCTCAGCGACGCGAACCTGTACGACGGGACCACCGTGGACCTGACCGGGCAGAGCGAGGTGACCATCGAGGTCGGTGCGGGCAACGGACTCGCCTTCAACCCGCCGGCGGTGCAGGTCGACCCCGGGACGACCGTGACCTGGGAGTGGACCGGCGCGGGCGGCAACCACAACGTGGTCGCCGACGACGAATCCTTCCGCAGCGGCGACCCCGTCAGCGAGGCCGGCACCACCTTCGAGCAGACCTTCGAGGAGGCGGGCGCGGTCAAGTACTTCTGCGAGCCCCACGGGGAGGTCGGCATGCGGGGGGTCGTGGCCGTCGGCGACACCGCCGAGGGCGACGTCAGCGCCCCGGAGACGGGCGGCGACGGTGGCAGCGGTGGCGAGGGCGGTGAGGGGAACGGCGGCTCCGGGTCCGGGACCGCGGCCAACCAGCTCGCCCTCGGGACGCTGCTGGCGATGCTGGTGATGGGGCTGCTGTCGCCCGTCGTCTTCCTGTTGCTCGCCCGCCGCCGGATGGGCGAGAGCCGGCCACCGTCCTGA